A region from the Leptolyngbya iicbica LK genome encodes:
- a CDS encoding nitrogen fixation protein NifZ, protein MKLGDPELHLPPTYDLDQKVRVTKVIRNDGTYPGEVTGKRLAEKGEEGYVIGIGTYLQTAYIYSVHFLETNRIVGCLGLELEPAEDLSKARE, encoded by the coding sequence ATGAAACTCGGCGATCCCGAACTCCACCTTCCCCCCACCTACGACCTCGACCAAAAAGTGCGCGTCACCAAGGTCATCCGCAATGACGGCACCTACCCCGGCGAAGTCACCGGCAAACGCCTCGCCGAAAAAGGCGAAGAAGGCTACGTCATCGGCATCGGTACCTACCTGCAAACCGCATACATCTATTCCGTCCATTTCCTCGAAACCAACCGCATCGTCGGCTGCCTGGGCCTGGAATTAGAACCCGCCGAAGACCTGTCGAAGGCAAGGGAATAG
- a CDS encoding NifX-associated nitrogen fixation protein gives MSPTPTATELAPALLVDSSPFLKAIVQQIRANDAYGTYRNWADELLLKPYIVSKADKKDIPLEDEIDPLTKSRILAFYRAIAYCIEQETGSLAQVVIDLNHEGFGWALVFAGRLLLVSKTLRDAQRFGFPSLEKMSAEGEKLVQKGIELAKKYPEVGEL, from the coding sequence ATGAGCCCCACCCCCACCGCCACCGAACTCGCCCCAGCGCTATTGGTCGATAGCTCGCCCTTTTTGAAAGCGATCGTCCAGCAAATCCGCGCCAACGACGCCTACGGCACCTACCGCAACTGGGCCGACGAGCTGCTGCTCAAGCCCTACATCGTCAGCAAAGCCGACAAAAAAGACATTCCCCTCGAAGACGAAATCGATCCCCTAACCAAGAGCCGGATATTGGCTTTTTACAGAGCGATCGCCTACTGCATCGAACAAGAAACCGGCTCCCTCGCCCAAGTCGTCATCGACCTCAACCACGAAGGCTTCGGCTGGGCCCTCGTCTTCGCCGGACGCCTCCTCCTCGTCAGCAAAACCCTCCGCGACGCCCAACGCTTCGGTTTCCCATCCTTGGAGAAGATGAGCGCCGAAGGCGAAAAACTCGTCCAGAAAGGGATTGAGTTGGCGAAGAAGTACCCGGAGGTGGGGGAGTTGTAG
- a CDS encoding bifunctional nitrogenase iron-molybdenum cofactor biosynthesis protein NifEN: MTSTKPKISELLTQPGCEHNHEKNGKGHNKACKQQAKPGAAQGGCAFDGASITLVPITDAAHLVHGPIACAGNSWGGRGSLSSGPLLYKMGFTTDLSENDIIFGGEKKLYKAIQDVKERYSPAAVFVYSTCVTALIGDDLDAVCKAAADKFGLPVIPVHAPGFTGSKNLGNRLAGEALLASVIGTAEPTYTTPYDINLIGEYNIAGELWGVLPLFDKLGIRVLAKITGDARYEEVAYAHRAKLNIVICSKALINLATKMEDRYGIPYIEESFYGVEDMNRCLRNIAYQLGDMNLQARVEALIAQETAQLDEQLAPYRERLQGKRVVISTGGVKSWSIISAAQDLGIKVVATSTKKSTEADKARINALLGKDGMTIEKGGAQELLSIISKTKADLLIAGGRNQFTALKARIPFLHVNQERHNPYSGYGGLVEMAKELDETIYSPVWQEVRRPAPWDVEAAKRSQDAWWIPNRLETLQQQPTPNPDDTVTKVIARRKAVAVNPLKQSQPLGAAIAFLGIQGAIPLFHGSQGCTAFAKVLLVGHFQEAIPLATTAMGEVSTVLGGDENVDTGLLTVIEKTQPELVGLFTTGLTEVRGDDMNGILKQFHNDHPELQVPIVFASTPDYKGSLEDGFAAAVESLMRDLPEAGEVNLRQVTLLMSSAYGPGDVEELREIVESFGLRPIVVPDLSTSLDGHLEDLNYATTTTGGTPIADLKAIGQSAVTFVIGRSLTGAAAILSERFGTPAIPFDQLTGLEGVDRFLDVLSKLSGYQVPQKYQRQRRRVQDAMLDTHFYFGRKKVAIAAEPDLLYNTAWWLQSTGVEIQAAVTATKSPLLKHLPTDKVYIGDFEDFEELAAGADLWIANSKVRPVARRHGIPLYLHGFPMLDQLGNGQRCTVGYRGTLDMLFAIGNIFLKADEERVHALVHEWRDGCFDRTTPVDVHLPVAIEAALNALQRNGEKFADPFMTCAGEAIANPAIFPQGEVSTDPTTFRRGGTVP; the protein is encoded by the coding sequence ATGACCTCCACCAAGCCCAAAATCAGCGAACTCCTGACCCAGCCGGGTTGTGAGCATAACCATGAGAAGAATGGGAAAGGTCACAACAAGGCGTGTAAGCAACAGGCGAAACCCGGTGCCGCTCAGGGCGGCTGTGCCTTTGACGGCGCGAGCATTACCCTCGTCCCTATCACCGACGCGGCGCACCTCGTTCATGGCCCGATCGCATGTGCGGGCAACTCTTGGGGCGGACGGGGCAGCCTCTCCTCTGGCCCCCTGCTCTACAAGATGGGCTTCACCACCGACCTGAGCGAAAACGACATCATCTTTGGCGGTGAAAAGAAGCTCTACAAAGCCATTCAGGATGTCAAAGAGCGCTACAGCCCAGCGGCGGTGTTTGTGTACTCTACCTGCGTGACGGCGCTGATTGGGGATGACCTGGACGCGGTGTGCAAGGCCGCGGCGGACAAATTCGGACTCCCGGTAATACCCGTTCACGCTCCCGGCTTTACGGGCAGCAAGAACCTGGGCAATCGCCTTGCCGGAGAAGCGCTGCTGGCCAGCGTCATCGGCACGGCGGAACCGACATACACCACCCCCTACGACATCAACCTGATTGGCGAATACAACATTGCGGGAGAACTGTGGGGCGTGCTGCCGCTGTTCGATAAGCTCGGCATCCGCGTCCTCGCCAAGATTACGGGGGACGCCCGCTACGAAGAAGTGGCCTACGCCCACCGCGCCAAGCTCAATATCGTGATTTGCTCCAAAGCGCTGATCAACCTGGCGACCAAGATGGAAGACCGCTACGGCATTCCCTACATCGAGGAGTCTTTCTACGGGGTGGAGGACATGAACCGCTGTCTGCGGAACATCGCCTACCAGCTTGGCGATATGAACTTGCAGGCGCGAGTGGAAGCGCTGATCGCTCAGGAAACGGCGCAGTTGGATGAGCAATTGGCACCGTATCGAGAACGGCTGCAAGGCAAGCGGGTCGTCATCTCCACCGGGGGAGTCAAGAGCTGGTCGATCATCTCGGCGGCTCAGGATTTGGGCATCAAGGTTGTCGCCACCAGCACCAAAAAGAGTACGGAGGCCGACAAAGCCCGCATCAATGCCCTGCTCGGCAAAGACGGCATGACCATCGAAAAAGGCGGTGCCCAGGAACTGTTGAGCATCATCAGCAAGACAAAAGCGGATTTGCTCATCGCCGGAGGCCGCAACCAGTTCACCGCGCTGAAAGCCCGCATTCCCTTCCTGCATGTGAACCAGGAGCGCCACAACCCCTATTCGGGCTACGGCGGTCTGGTGGAGATGGCGAAGGAGCTGGACGAGACGATTTACAGTCCGGTGTGGCAGGAAGTGCGCCGCCCCGCCCCCTGGGATGTGGAAGCGGCCAAGCGCAGCCAGGACGCCTGGTGGATTCCCAATCGGTTGGAGACGCTACAGCAACAGCCGACCCCCAACCCCGACGACACCGTGACCAAAGTCATTGCCCGTCGCAAAGCCGTGGCGGTGAATCCCCTCAAGCAAAGCCAGCCGCTGGGGGCCGCGATCGCCTTCCTCGGTATCCAGGGCGCAATTCCCTTGTTCCACGGCTCTCAGGGCTGCACCGCCTTTGCTAAAGTGCTGCTAGTCGGCCATTTTCAGGAAGCGATTCCCCTGGCGACGACGGCGATGGGTGAGGTCAGCACCGTGCTCGGCGGCGACGAGAACGTGGACACGGGCCTCTTGACCGTCATCGAAAAGACCCAGCCAGAACTGGTCGGCCTCTTCACCACGGGCCTGACGGAGGTGCGGGGCGACGACATGAACGGCATTCTGAAGCAGTTCCACAACGACCATCCGGAATTGCAGGTGCCTATCGTCTTCGCCTCGACGCCGGACTACAAGGGCAGCCTGGAAGATGGCTTTGCGGCGGCGGTCGAAAGCCTGATGCGCGACCTGCCGGAAGCGGGCGAGGTGAACCTGCGGCAGGTGACGCTGCTCATGAGTTCCGCCTATGGTCCCGGCGATGTGGAAGAACTGCGGGAAATCGTGGAGTCCTTTGGCCTGCGTCCGATTGTGGTGCCGGATCTGTCCACCTCGCTGGATGGCCACTTAGAAGACCTGAACTACGCCACCACGACCACAGGCGGCACCCCCATCGCGGATTTGAAAGCGATCGGTCAGTCTGCCGTCACCTTCGTCATCGGGCGCAGTCTGACGGGCGCAGCGGCAATCTTATCGGAACGCTTTGGCACTCCCGCCATCCCCTTTGACCAGCTCACCGGACTGGAAGGGGTCGATCGCTTCCTCGATGTGCTCTCGAAACTGAGCGGCTATCAAGTGCCCCAAAAGTACCAGCGACAGCGGCGACGGGTGCAAGACGCCATGCTCGACACCCACTTCTACTTTGGCCGCAAAAAAGTGGCGATCGCCGCCGAACCCGACCTGCTCTACAACACCGCCTGGTGGCTGCAATCCACGGGGGTCGAAATTCAGGCTGCCGTCACCGCGACCAAGTCGCCCCTGCTCAAGCACCTGCCTACCGACAAGGTCTACATCGGCGACTTCGAGGACTTCGAGGAACTCGCCGCCGGAGCTGACCTGTGGATCGCCAACTCCAAAGTGCGCCCCGTCGCCCGTCGCCACGGCATCCCCCTCTACCTGCACGGCTTCCCCATGCTGGATCAGTTGGGCAACGGCCAGCGCTGCACCGTCGGCTATCGCGGCACCCTGGACATGCTGTTCGCGATCGGCAACATCTTCCTCAAAGCCGACGAAGAACGGGTCCACGCGCTGGTGCATGAGTGGCGCGACGGCTGCTTCGATCGCACTACCCCGGTTGACGTCCATCTCCCCGTCGCGATCGAGGCAGCCCTGAACGCCCTCCAGCGCAATGGTGAAAAATTTGCCGACCCGTTCATGACCTGTGCCGGAGAGGCGATCGCCAATCCAGCAATATTTCCCCAGGGCGAGGTGTCTACCGATCCGACCACGTTCCGGCGAGGGGGCACCGTTCCGTAA
- the nifK gene encoding nitrogenase molybdenum-iron protein subunit beta: MTDNLDNTQTPNVPADPGKIQDHFELFHNDEYQELFDYKRQFEGAYSKEKIEEVAEWTKTWEYREKNFAREALTINPAKACQPLGALFVAAGFEDTLPYSHGSQGCVAYFRTHLTRNYKEPFQAVSSSMTEDAAVFGGLSNLKQGLENSFTLYKPKMIALCTTCMAEVIGDDLGAFITTSKQEGHIPEDLPVPYAHTPSFVGSHITGYDNMLKGILTTLTKGKKAETTNGKFNFNLGFDPYIGNTRELKRILDLFGVDYTILSDNSDAFDSPNTGDFKMYNGLTKLEDAADSINAEGSYFFQKYTTPKCQELTAKEWGQQTYTFRPFGIRGTDEFLMNLSAVTGKPIPKELQEERGRAVDAMTDSQAWIHGKKVALYGDPDHVITVVNFLLELGAEPTHIVVTNSNDKFEAELREILTASPYGQGATVWGGKDLWHLRSLMFTEPVDLLIGNSYGKYLWRDTGTPLVRIGYPIFDRHHMHRYATLGYNGAINQLNWIVNTILEQLDLNTIVPSKTDISFDLIR; this comes from the coding sequence ATGACTGACAATCTTGACAACACCCAAACGCCGAATGTGCCTGCTGATCCGGGCAAGATTCAGGATCACTTTGAACTGTTCCACAACGATGAATATCAGGAACTCTTTGACTACAAGCGCCAGTTTGAAGGGGCGTATAGCAAAGAGAAAATCGAAGAAGTTGCTGAATGGACTAAGACCTGGGAATACCGGGAAAAGAACTTTGCCCGCGAAGCCCTCACCATCAACCCCGCTAAAGCTTGCCAACCCCTTGGGGCGTTATTTGTGGCCGCTGGGTTTGAAGACACCTTGCCCTACAGCCACGGTTCCCAGGGCTGCGTCGCCTACTTCCGCACCCACTTGACCCGTAACTACAAAGAGCCCTTCCAGGCAGTTTCCTCCTCGATGACTGAGGATGCAGCGGTCTTCGGCGGACTCAGCAACTTGAAGCAGGGCTTGGAAAACTCCTTCACCCTGTATAAGCCCAAGATGATCGCCCTCTGCACCACCTGTATGGCGGAAGTCATCGGGGATGACCTGGGTGCGTTCATCACCACCTCAAAGCAAGAAGGCCATATTCCCGAAGACCTGCCTGTGCCCTATGCTCACACCCCGAGCTTCGTCGGCTCCCACATTACGGGCTACGACAACATGCTGAAGGGCATCTTGACGACGCTCACCAAGGGCAAGAAAGCCGAGACCACCAACGGCAAGTTCAACTTTAACCTGGGCTTTGATCCGTACATCGGCAACACCCGTGAGCTGAAGCGCATTCTCGACCTGTTCGGCGTTGACTACACCATCCTGTCGGACAACTCCGATGCCTTTGATTCGCCAAACACAGGCGACTTCAAGATGTACAACGGCCTCACCAAGCTGGAAGACGCCGCTGACAGCATCAACGCCGAAGGCAGCTACTTCTTCCAGAAGTACACCACGCCCAAGTGCCAAGAGCTGACCGCGAAGGAATGGGGCCAGCAGACCTACACCTTCCGTCCGTTTGGCATTCGCGGCACCGATGAGTTCTTGATGAACCTGTCGGCAGTAACGGGTAAGCCCATTCCCAAGGAGTTGCAAGAGGAACGCGGTCGGGCCGTTGACGCCATGACCGACTCCCAAGCCTGGATTCACGGGAAAAAAGTCGCCCTTTACGGCGATCCGGATCATGTGATTACCGTGGTCAACTTCTTGCTGGAACTAGGTGCTGAACCGACCCACATCGTGGTGACGAACAGCAATGACAAGTTCGAAGCGGAACTGCGCGAAATCCTGACGGCGAGCCCCTACGGACAAGGCGCAACGGTCTGGGGCGGCAAGGATCTGTGGCATCTGCGATCGCTGATGTTCACCGAGCCCGTTGACCTGCTGATCGGCAACAGCTACGGCAAGTACCTGTGGCGCGACACTGGTACCCCGTTAGTGCGCATTGGCTACCCGATCTTCGATCGCCACCACATGCACCGCTACGCCACCCTCGGCTACAACGGCGCGATCAACCAGCTCAACTGGATCGTCAACACCATCCTTGAGCAACTCGACCTCAACACCATCGTCCCGTCGAAGACCGACATCTCCTTCGACTTGATTCGGTAA
- the nifX gene encoding nitrogen fixation protein NifX: MKIAFTTKDSIYINAHFGSAKQIDIYDISTEGYTLAETVTFGGNLKQDGNEDKLVPKMNALKDCTIVYLADIGPSAAARLINKNITPIKPTDPDIPIAEVLDRLVITLKGSPPPWLRKALRQDAAPNFDEDYIETEEEVTV, encoded by the coding sequence ATGAAAATTGCATTCACAACCAAAGATTCGATTTACATCAACGCCCATTTCGGCTCCGCCAAACAGATTGACATCTACGACATCAGCACCGAAGGCTACACCCTGGCCGAAACCGTGACCTTTGGCGGCAACCTCAAGCAAGACGGCAACGAAGACAAACTCGTGCCCAAAATGAACGCCCTCAAAGACTGCACCATCGTCTACCTGGCCGACATTGGCCCCAGTGCCGCCGCCCGCCTGATCAACAAAAACATCACCCCGATCAAGCCCACCGATCCCGACATCCCCATCGCCGAAGTGCTCGATCGCCTCGTGATCACCCTCAAAGGCAGCCCCCCGCCCTGGCTCCGCAAAGCCCTGCGTCAGGACGCCGCCCCCAACTTTGACGAAGACTACATCGAAACCGAAGAGGAAGTGACCGTATGA
- the nifU gene encoding Fe-S cluster assembly protein NifU — MWDYSEKVLDLFYNPVNQGAIEDGNEPDVAVVFGEVGSIACGDALRLHLKVQVSKDQILDARFQTFGCTSAIASSSALTEIIKGKTLDEALNINNHDIAEYLGGLPEAKMHCSVMGQEALEAAIYKYRGIEVEHHDEDDEGTLLCKCFGVTENKVRRFILENDLQTVEQVTNYIKAGGGCGSCLAGIEDVLIEVQKEAADSVRVAASVALKQEAAATAVAEAPVRTLTTLQKITLIQQVIDEEIRPVLIADGGDVELHDVDGDRVLVKLTGACNGCASSGDTVKYAIAAQLRDRVLPTLTVEAI, encoded by the coding sequence ATGTGGGATTATTCCGAAAAAGTACTCGACCTCTTCTACAACCCCGTTAACCAAGGTGCCATTGAAGACGGCAACGAGCCCGATGTGGCCGTGGTCTTTGGCGAGGTGGGCAGCATTGCCTGCGGGGATGCCCTGAGACTGCACCTGAAAGTCCAGGTCTCGAAAGATCAGATTTTGGATGCGCGGTTCCAGACCTTTGGTTGCACGAGCGCGATCGCCTCTTCCTCGGCCCTGACCGAAATCATCAAGGGCAAGACCCTCGACGAAGCGCTGAACATCAACAACCACGACATCGCGGAATACCTCGGCGGTCTGCCCGAAGCCAAGATGCACTGCTCCGTCATGGGTCAGGAAGCGCTAGAAGCCGCCATCTACAAGTATCGCGGCATCGAAGTCGAGCACCACGATGAGGATGACGAAGGCACCCTGCTCTGCAAATGCTTCGGCGTCACCGAAAACAAAGTCCGCCGCTTCATCCTCGAAAACGACCTGCAAACCGTTGAACAAGTCACCAACTACATCAAAGCCGGTGGCGGCTGCGGCTCCTGCCTCGCGGGTATCGAAGATGTCCTCATCGAAGTGCAGAAGGAAGCGGCGGACTCTGTCCGCGTCGCCGCCTCGGTCGCCCTGAAACAAGAAGCCGCTGCCACCGCCGTCGCCGAAGCCCCCGTTCGCACCCTGACGACTCTCCAGAAAATCACCCTCATCCAACAGGTGATCGACGAAGAAATCCGCCCCGTGCTGATTGCCGACGGCGGCGACGTCGAACTCCACGACGTCGACGGCGATCGCGTCCTCGTCAAGCTCACAGGAGCCTGCAACGGCTGCGCCAGCAGCGGCGACACCGTCAAATACGCGATCGCGGCTCAACTGCGCGATCGGGTCCTCCCCACCCTCACCGTCGAAGCGATCTAA
- the nifD gene encoding nitrogenase molybdenum-iron protein alpha chain gives MATVEDRKELIQEVLEAYPAKAKKMRAKHLDVTEAEATDCGVKSNKKSVPGVMTTRGCSYAGAKGVVWGPVKDMIHLSHGPVGCGYYSWSGRRNYYVGTTGVDSFGTMQFTSDFQERDIVFGGDKKLAKIIDELGELFPLSQGTTIESECPVGLIGDDIEAVARQKAKETGLPVIPVRCEGFRGVSQSLGHHIANDTVRDWVLPKADEYRKLPEGFEPGPYDVNIIGDYNIGGDAWPSRLLLEAIGLRVISQFSGDGTFNEVVMAPLAKVNLIHCYRSMNYICRFMEEKYGIGWLEYNFFGPTQIAKSLRKIAAQFDETIQAKAEEVIAKGQARMDQIVAKYRPRLEGKQVMMMVGGLRPRHVVPAFHDLGMEVIATGYEFGHGDDYKRTTDYVKEGTLIYDDVSGYEFEEFAKQLKPDLIAAGIKEKYVFQKMALPFRQMHSWDYSGPYHGYDGFEVFARDMDLAINNPTWGLINTPWEE, from the coding sequence ATGGCCACAGTAGAAGACAGAAAAGAGCTCATCCAGGAGGTGTTAGAAGCCTATCCTGCGAAAGCCAAGAAAATGCGGGCGAAGCACCTCGATGTCACCGAAGCCGAAGCCACTGACTGCGGTGTGAAGTCCAACAAAAAGTCCGTGCCTGGCGTGATGACCACCCGTGGCTGCTCCTATGCTGGGGCCAAAGGGGTGGTCTGGGGTCCGGTCAAGGACATGATTCACCTCAGCCACGGTCCTGTGGGTTGTGGCTACTATTCCTGGTCCGGACGTCGTAACTACTACGTCGGTACTACGGGCGTCGATAGCTTCGGCACCATGCAGTTCACCTCCGATTTCCAAGAGCGCGACATCGTGTTTGGCGGTGACAAAAAGCTCGCCAAGATTATTGATGAACTGGGCGAACTGTTCCCCCTGAGCCAGGGCACCACGATTGAATCAGAATGTCCGGTGGGCCTGATTGGGGACGACATTGAAGCCGTTGCCCGCCAAAAAGCTAAGGAAACGGGCTTACCCGTCATCCCTGTACGTTGCGAAGGCTTCCGCGGCGTGTCGCAATCCCTCGGTCACCACATCGCGAATGACACGGTGCGGGACTGGGTATTGCCCAAAGCTGATGAGTACCGCAAACTGCCGGAAGGTTTCGAACCCGGTCCCTACGATGTCAACATCATCGGTGACTACAACATCGGTGGAGACGCCTGGCCTAGCCGTTTACTGCTCGAAGCGATCGGGCTACGAGTCATCTCCCAATTCTCCGGTGATGGCACCTTTAACGAAGTAGTCATGGCTCCCCTCGCCAAAGTCAACCTCATCCACTGCTATCGGTCGATGAACTACATCTGCCGCTTCATGGAAGAGAAGTACGGCATCGGTTGGCTAGAGTACAACTTCTTTGGCCCCACCCAAATCGCCAAGTCCCTCCGCAAGATTGCCGCCCAGTTTGACGAAACCATCCAGGCGAAAGCGGAAGAAGTGATCGCCAAGGGCCAGGCCCGCATGGATCAGATCGTCGCCAAGTACCGTCCGCGCCTCGAAGGCAAGCAAGTGATGATGATGGTCGGCGGCCTGCGCCCCCGTCACGTGGTTCCCGCCTTCCACGATCTCGGCATGGAAGTCATCGCCACGGGCTATGAATTCGGCCATGGCGACGACTACAAACGCACCACCGACTACGTCAAAGAAGGCACCCTGATCTACGACGACGTCAGCGGCTACGAGTTCGAAGAATTTGCCAAGCAACTCAAGCCCGACTTAATCGCCGCCGGCATCAAAGAGAAGTACGTCTTCCAGAAGATGGCCCTACCGTTCCGCCAGATGCACTCCTGGGATTACTCCGGTCCTTACCACGGCTACGACGGCTTCGAAGTCTTCGCCCGTGACATGGATCTGGCGATTAACAATCCCACCTGGGGTCTGATCAACACGCCTTGGGAGGAGTAG
- the nifS gene encoding cysteine desulfurase NifS, producing the protein MVVYLDNNATTKIDPAVLEAMLPYLSELYGNPSSMHSFGGQVKTALEAARAQVASLLGAQDTEIIFNSCGSEGNNTAIHAALAAQPEKRHIITTAVEHPAILSVCKHLEKKGYDVTYLSVDRQGQLDLMELEAALTGGTALVTTMYANNETGVVFPVEAIALMAKEYGATVHVDAVQAVGKLPIDLSRSAIDLLTLSGHKLHAPKGIGALYVRKGFRFRPFLLGGHQERGRRAGTQNVASIVALGKAAAIAELDLAQGTDPSKGSVPSEAALRDLLQRELLATIPDCEVNGGNSPRLPNTTNIGFKYIEGEAILYMLNREGICASSGSACTSGSLDPSHVLMAMGLPYTILHGSIRFSLSRFTTEAEIQHVLAVMPGIVDRLRALSPFNNDQADWLQERDVALAT; encoded by the coding sequence ATGGTTGTCTATCTCGATAACAACGCTACGACCAAAATCGACCCCGCTGTTCTCGAAGCGATGTTGCCCTACCTGAGCGAGCTTTACGGCAACCCTTCCTCGATGCACAGCTTTGGCGGACAGGTCAAAACCGCGCTGGAAGCAGCCCGCGCCCAGGTCGCCAGTCTGCTTGGGGCGCAGGATACCGAAATCATCTTCAATAGCTGCGGCAGCGAAGGCAACAACACCGCGATTCACGCCGCCCTCGCCGCACAGCCGGAGAAGCGCCACATCATCACTACGGCGGTTGAACACCCCGCCATTCTCTCGGTGTGCAAGCACCTGGAAAAGAAAGGCTACGACGTGACCTACCTCTCGGTGGATCGGCAGGGTCAGCTCGACCTGATGGAGCTGGAAGCGGCGCTGACGGGCGGCACGGCACTAGTGACGACGATGTACGCCAACAACGAGACGGGTGTGGTCTTCCCGGTGGAAGCGATCGCCCTCATGGCCAAGGAATACGGCGCGACCGTTCATGTCGATGCGGTGCAGGCGGTCGGCAAACTGCCTATTGACCTGAGTCGAAGCGCGATCGACCTGCTGACCCTCTCCGGTCACAAGCTCCACGCCCCCAAAGGCATCGGTGCCCTGTACGTCCGCAAAGGCTTCCGGTTCCGCCCCTTCCTCCTCGGCGGCCACCAGGAGCGGGGCCGCCGCGCCGGGACGCAGAACGTCGCCAGCATCGTCGCCCTCGGCAAAGCCGCTGCAATTGCTGAGTTGGATTTGGCCCAGGGGACGGACCCCTCCAAGGGGTCCGTCCCCTCAGAAGCGGCACTCCGGGATCTGCTGCAACGCGAACTGCTCGCCACCATTCCCGACTGCGAAGTTAACGGCGGCAACTCCCCCCGCTTGCCCAACACCACCAACATCGGCTTCAAATACATCGAAGGCGAAGCCATCCTTTACATGCTCAACCGCGAAGGCATCTGCGCCTCCTCCGGTTCCGCCTGTACCTCCGGTTCCCTCGACCCATCCCACGTGCTGATGGCGATGGGCCTGCCTTACACCATCCTGCACGGCTCCATCCGGTTCAGCCTTTCCCGCTTCACCACCGAAGCCGAAATCCAGCACGTCCTCGCAGTGATGCCGGGAATCGTCGATCGCCTCCGCGCCCTGTCCCCGTTCAACAACGACCAGGCCGATTGGCTGCAAGAACGGGATGTCGCGCTGGCGACGTAA
- the nifH gene encoding nitrogenase iron protein — protein sequence MRQIAFYGKGGIGKSTTSQNTLAAMAEKGQRIMIVGCDPKADSTRLMLHSKAQTTILHLAAERGAVEDLELEEVLLTGYRGVKCVESGGPEPGVGCAGRGIITAINFLEEEGAYEDLDFVSYDVLGDVVCGGFAMPIREGKAQEIYIVCSGEMMAMYAANNIARGVLKYAHSGGVRLGGLICNSRNTDREVELIEALAEKLNTQMIHFVPRDNVVQHAELRRMTVNEYAPDSNQAQEYAQLADKIINNKKLTIPTPISMDELEDLLIEFGILDSDEEYQKALASDAATAAV from the coding sequence ATGCGTCAAATCGCGTTTTACGGCAAAGGCGGCATTGGCAAGTCCACTACTTCCCAAAACACCCTCGCTGCCATGGCTGAAAAAGGCCAACGTATTATGATCGTCGGCTGCGACCCTAAGGCCGATTCCACCCGCTTAATGCTGCACAGCAAAGCTCAGACGACTATCCTGCACCTGGCAGCCGAGCGTGGCGCAGTCGAAGATCTGGAACTCGAAGAAGTACTGCTCACCGGCTATCGCGGCGTTAAGTGCGTCGAGTCCGGTGGTCCTGAACCGGGCGTCGGCTGTGCCGGACGCGGCATCATCACAGCCATCAACTTCCTGGAAGAAGAAGGTGCTTACGAAGACCTCGATTTCGTTTCCTATGACGTACTGGGCGACGTAGTTTGCGGCGGTTTTGCCATGCCCATCCGGGAAGGCAAAGCCCAGGAAATCTACATTGTCTGCTCCGGTGAAATGATGGCCATGTACGCGGCCAACAACATCGCCCGAGGCGTTCTGAAGTATGCCCACTCAGGCGGAGTCCGGTTAGGCGGTCTGATCTGTAACAGCCGGAATACTGACCGAGAAGTTGAGTTGATTGAAGCCCTCGCTGAAAAACTCAACACCCAGATGATCCACTTCGTGCCCCGCGACAACGTGGTCCAACACGCTGAGCTGCGCCGCATGACGGTGAACGAGTACGCGCCCGACAGCAACCAAGCTCAAGAGTACGCGCAACTCGCCGACAAGATCATCAACAACAAGAAGCTCACCATTCCGACGCCCATCTCAATGGACGAACTGGAAGATCTGTTGATCGAATTCGGCATCCTCGACAGCGACGAAGAGTACCAGAAGGCTCTAGCTTCAGACGCGGCTACGGCTGCTGTCTAA
- a CDS encoding 4Fe-4S dicluster domain-containing protein has protein sequence MTYTITSNCIGCQRCLSACPTAAIAVDGAQVRINESRCNQCADSFSVPQCWAICPTSNGCIEAIATTTPDYWETWFATYAHIVQRLRKTAKPQYWNAWFDRYAATLNQLQGNGPVTP, from the coding sequence ATGACTTACACCATCACCTCGAACTGTATCGGTTGCCAACGATGTCTCTCCGCCTGCCCCACTGCGGCGATCGCGGTGGATGGTGCCCAAGTCAGGATTAATGAATCTCGCTGTAACCAATGCGCCGACAGCTTTAGCGTCCCCCAATGCTGGGCCATCTGTCCGACAAGCAATGGATGTATCGAGGCGATCGCCACCACCACCCCCGACTACTGGGAAACCTGGTTCGCCACCTACGCCCACATCGTCCAGCGCCTCCGCAAAACCGCCAAACCCCAATACTGGAACGCCTGGTTTGACCGCTACGCCGCCACCCTGAATCAGTTGCAAGGGAACGGGCCAGTCACACCCTAA